The following proteins are co-located in the Rhodococcus opacus B4 genome:
- a CDS encoding enolase C-terminal domain-like protein — protein sequence MRLTWSVSTLELTQPFRISRGVMASRAAVTITLVGADPTIVGRGEVVTSPYADLSLDRIEAQLAVIHGHCGDDGADLDPVLAEVHPAVAAAVWSAVAEHRARAGGRSLAAHLGVPLPDTVPISRTVGIGTPRSMAVEAARLAADGVRLLKVKTDADRTESARRLAAVAAAAPAAELIVDPNEAWTAASALGVLADTQGLPVTALEQPLPAGDRDGTRELRSRTDIPLIADEAVHTLTDLDRLDGLADVVNIKLPKCGGIYRAQEIAIAAGERGLEVMLGCLVCSSLGIAPAVHLASLARWCDLDGHLLLARDPWTGLGGEDGVLRPSGVAGLGVRRREEDDPR from the coding sequence ATGAGGCTGACCTGGAGCGTGAGCACGCTCGAGTTGACGCAGCCGTTCCGGATCAGCCGAGGCGTGATGGCCTCCCGCGCGGCAGTGACGATCACCCTGGTAGGCGCCGATCCCACGATCGTGGGCCGCGGGGAGGTCGTCACCTCGCCGTACGCGGACCTGAGTCTGGACCGGATCGAGGCACAGCTGGCGGTAATCCACGGACACTGCGGCGACGACGGTGCCGACCTCGACCCGGTCCTGGCCGAGGTACATCCGGCGGTGGCCGCCGCGGTGTGGTCCGCCGTCGCCGAGCACCGGGCACGCGCTGGCGGCCGATCGCTCGCCGCCCACCTCGGGGTGCCGTTGCCGGACACGGTGCCCATCTCCCGCACCGTCGGCATCGGCACGCCCCGGTCGATGGCGGTCGAGGCTGCCCGGCTGGCCGCCGACGGGGTACGGCTGCTGAAGGTCAAGACCGACGCCGACCGGACCGAGTCGGCCCGGCGGCTGGCGGCGGTGGCCGCGGCCGCACCCGCAGCCGAGCTGATCGTCGATCCGAACGAGGCCTGGACGGCGGCGAGCGCGCTGGGGGTGCTCGCGGATACCCAGGGGTTGCCGGTGACGGCCCTGGAACAGCCGCTGCCCGCAGGTGACCGCGACGGAACACGGGAATTACGCAGCCGCACCGACATTCCGCTGATCGCCGACGAGGCCGTCCACACCCTGACCGATCTGGACCGGCTGGACGGCCTCGCGGACGTGGTGAACATCAAACTGCCCAAGTGCGGTGGCATCTACCGTGCCCAGGAGATCGCCATCGCGGCCGGCGAGCGCGGGCTGGAGGTAATGCTCGGCTGCCTAGTCTGCAGCTCGCTGGGCATCGCACCGGCGGTGCATCTGGCCTCGCTGGCGCGATGGTGCGACCTGGACGGGCACCTGCTGCTCGCACGGGATCCGTGGACCGGCCTCGGCGGCGAAGACGGCGTGTTGCGGCCAAGCGGCGTCGCCGGTCTCGGCGTGCGCCGACGTGAGGAGGACGACCCCCGATGA
- a CDS encoding MFS transporter — protein MTETHSGAGTLALLRSFPRSVQLLVLNQYGVNTGFYMLVPYLSMHLTGNLGLSLTITGLVLGIRTLSQQGLFLVGGTAADRLGPHRVIIAGCALRSVGFAVFAFGTSVPLLLLASILSGLAGALFNPAVRSYIAVAEPRRRAEAFAVFNVFAQAGALSGPLIGTALLAVDFRTVALAAAVIFAALTAAQLRLLPAHPVKPAESTVLRGWGVVLADRRFVLFTLAMFGMFVLQTQMYLVYPVLAGRITEWAGAVAVLFLSTTVFSLLFQVRITRWFAGRTSRGTAIAVGLALMSGAFVVLLPVLWADPGRVVWQVVLALGALVLSALILESGIMIAQPFVMELIPAYGDSRISGTLFGMFYLVSGVVAAGGNALIGYGIELGNGWPGALVCITLGAASAAGIWLLQCRRLLAEPAGVKA, from the coding sequence ATGACCGAAACGCACTCGGGTGCAGGAACACTGGCGCTGCTGCGCAGCTTCCCGCGATCCGTGCAGCTGCTGGTACTCAACCAATACGGCGTCAACACCGGCTTCTACATGCTGGTGCCGTACCTGTCGATGCATCTGACGGGGAACCTGGGCCTGTCCCTGACGATCACCGGCCTGGTCCTCGGGATCCGGACGCTGAGCCAGCAGGGACTGTTCCTGGTCGGCGGCACCGCCGCCGACCGGCTCGGGCCGCATCGGGTGATCATCGCCGGCTGCGCGTTGCGGTCGGTGGGGTTCGCGGTGTTCGCGTTCGGCACCAGCGTGCCGCTGCTGCTGCTCGCCTCGATCCTGTCGGGGCTGGCGGGGGCGCTGTTCAATCCGGCGGTCCGCTCCTACATCGCGGTCGCCGAACCGCGGCGGCGGGCGGAGGCGTTCGCGGTGTTCAACGTCTTCGCCCAAGCCGGGGCGCTGTCCGGGCCGCTGATCGGTACGGCTCTGCTGGCGGTGGACTTCCGCACCGTCGCCCTCGCGGCGGCGGTAATCTTCGCGGCACTGACGGCGGCGCAGCTGCGGCTGCTGCCCGCCCACCCGGTCAAACCCGCCGAGAGCACGGTGCTCCGCGGCTGGGGCGTGGTGCTGGCCGACCGCCGGTTCGTGCTGTTCACCCTGGCCATGTTCGGCATGTTCGTCCTGCAGACCCAGATGTATCTGGTGTACCCGGTGCTCGCCGGGCGGATCACCGAGTGGGCGGGTGCGGTGGCGGTGCTTTTCCTGAGCACCACCGTCTTCAGCCTGCTGTTCCAGGTGCGGATCACCCGGTGGTTCGCTGGCCGAACCAGCCGGGGCACCGCCATCGCCGTGGGGCTCGCGCTGATGAGCGGTGCCTTCGTGGTGCTGCTGCCGGTGCTGTGGGCCGACCCCGGACGCGTGGTCTGGCAGGTCGTGCTCGCGTTGGGGGCGCTGGTGCTGTCCGCACTGATCCTCGAGTCCGGGATCATGATCGCCCAGCCGTTCGTGATGGAACTGATTCCAGCGTATGGGGATTCACGAATCTCGGGAACGCTGTTCGGGATGTTCTACCTCGTGTCCGGGGTGGTCGCCGCCGGGGGCAATGCGCTGATCGGGTACGGCATCGAACTGGGTAACGGCTGGCCCGGGGCGCTGGTGTGCATCACACTCGGGGCTGCGTCCGCGGCCGGCATCTGGCTGCTGCAGTGCCGACGTCTGCTCGCCGAACCCGCCGGGGTGAAGGCATGA
- a CDS encoding class I SAM-dependent methyltransferase, which yields MTATEARNLLTDNPELYEARFPDPDHAAGRFVDDVLGAHLPPAMSGHPERPVTVLDLGCGTGRDLGFLADRGYRCLGIDQSSAMVEFAQRRYPGVSASVGDLRNFQLGETVDAVICLDSSLLYCHTDDELESCLRCCRSHLRTGGLLVAEMRNGAFFLGSTDLLDGPRRSSFEWQGRTWRAETTLWIDHAAQLLRRRRQWQIPDSAAELVQTSAWRLLFPLELTGHLRRAGFTVRAMFDTPGPRAEAGWPTGSERDPLTRVGEGTMSGDRLHVIAEAI from the coding sequence ATGACCGCGACTGAGGCCCGAAACCTGTTGACCGACAACCCGGAACTGTACGAGGCACGGTTCCCCGACCCCGACCATGCGGCGGGGCGGTTCGTCGACGACGTGCTCGGGGCGCACCTGCCCCCCGCGATGTCCGGCCACCCGGAGCGTCCCGTCACCGTGCTGGACCTGGGCTGCGGGACGGGGCGTGACCTGGGGTTTCTGGCCGACCGCGGGTATCGCTGCCTGGGCATCGACCAGTCCTCGGCGATGGTGGAGTTCGCGCAGCGGCGCTACCCGGGGGTGAGCGCGTCGGTGGGCGACCTGCGGAACTTCCAGCTCGGTGAGACCGTCGACGCCGTCATCTGCCTGGACAGTTCCCTGCTGTACTGCCACACCGACGATGAACTGGAGTCGTGCCTGCGCTGCTGCCGCAGCCATCTGCGCACCGGCGGACTACTGGTGGCGGAGATGCGCAACGGGGCGTTCTTCCTCGGCAGCACCGACCTCCTCGACGGCCCCCGCCGTTCGTCCTTCGAGTGGCAGGGCCGCACCTGGCGGGCGGAGACGACCCTGTGGATCGACCACGCCGCGCAACTGCTCCGGCGCCGCAGACAGTGGCAGATCCCCGATTCCGCCGCCGAACTCGTCCAGACCTCGGCGTGGCGGCTGCTGTTCCCGCTGGAACTCACCGGCCATCTGCGCCGCGCGGGCTTCACGGTGCGGGCGATGTTCGACACCCCAGGTCCACGCGCCGAGGCCGGCTGGCCCACCGGATCGGAGCGAGACCCGCTCACCCGCGTCGGCGAGGGCACGATGTCCGGGGACCGGCTGCACGTCATCGCCGAGGCGATCTGA
- a CDS encoding ABC transporter substrate-binding protein, with amino-acid sequence MNPVPRSPLSPLPYLSRRSFLGLGAAATGAVLIGACSTGDTGTQVTSTPRDGGRLRAVFAGGGAQEVLDPHKTNLYADVARSNALYDKLVEYGDDLGPVPRLATAWRPNADATTWTVQLRPAVFHDGRPVRAADVLYSYQRILDPKNALRPRASLEVIDIARSRQVDDRSIEFVCTRPCGDLANVLAAFGAYIIPEGTTDFTAPIGSGPFTFVSFAPGRSFVAARFGDYWDGPPHVEQLEILTAPDETARINALLGGQVEYADDLGVTSARTYETDARVQILRSPRSAMSGFAMKVDRPPFDNLDLRRAMFALTDRDELVSTVLGSTGVVGNDLFGKDTKYYATDLPQRSLDLDDAKTLIRKAGAQNTTIELQTTGATNGFVEAANILAEQAARAGLTIDVKVGEGSTYWTRTLDEGVLSSFRSGAMPIETHLAQRMLSTSSKNYTQWRRPDFDALFATASETTDEAVRARAYRDMQSQLYTEGGLLVWGFSDGLHGLAPNLAGMARSAPSNTLGYARFDKAWLS; translated from the coding sequence ATGAATCCGGTCCCCCGATCACCCCTGTCCCCGCTGCCGTATCTGAGCCGGCGATCCTTCCTCGGACTCGGCGCCGCCGCCACCGGGGCGGTGCTGATCGGCGCCTGCAGCACGGGCGACACCGGCACCCAGGTCACCTCGACCCCCCGCGACGGCGGCCGGTTGCGGGCGGTGTTCGCCGGCGGCGGTGCACAGGAGGTCCTCGACCCGCACAAGACCAACCTCTACGCCGACGTCGCGCGGTCGAATGCGCTCTACGACAAGCTCGTCGAGTACGGCGACGACCTCGGCCCGGTACCCCGACTCGCCACCGCCTGGCGACCGAATGCCGACGCCACCACGTGGACGGTGCAGCTGCGCCCCGCGGTGTTCCACGACGGCCGGCCGGTGCGGGCGGCGGACGTCCTGTACTCCTACCAGCGCATCCTCGACCCGAAGAACGCGCTGCGCCCGCGCGCCTCGCTCGAGGTGATCGACATCGCCCGATCCCGGCAGGTCGACGATCGCAGCATCGAATTCGTGTGCACCCGGCCCTGCGGGGACCTGGCCAATGTGCTGGCCGCGTTCGGTGCCTACATCATCCCGGAGGGCACCACCGACTTCACCGCACCGATCGGTTCCGGGCCGTTCACCTTCGTCTCGTTCGCGCCGGGCCGCTCGTTCGTCGCCGCCCGATTCGGCGACTACTGGGACGGCCCCCCGCATGTCGAGCAGCTCGAAATCCTCACCGCCCCGGACGAAACGGCCCGCATCAACGCCCTGCTCGGCGGGCAGGTGGAGTACGCCGACGACCTCGGTGTCACCTCGGCCCGCACCTACGAAACCGATGCCCGGGTGCAGATCCTACGGTCCCCGCGCAGCGCGATGTCGGGGTTCGCGATGAAGGTGGACCGGCCCCCGTTCGACAACCTGGACCTGCGACGGGCGATGTTCGCCCTCACCGACCGGGACGAACTGGTCTCCACCGTGCTCGGCAGCACCGGGGTGGTCGGCAACGACCTGTTCGGCAAGGACACGAAGTACTACGCCACCGACCTGCCCCAGCGCAGCCTGGACCTCGATGACGCCAAGACACTGATCCGCAAGGCCGGCGCCCAGAACACGACCATCGAGCTGCAGACCACCGGGGCCACCAACGGATTCGTCGAGGCCGCCAACATCCTCGCCGAACAGGCCGCACGAGCGGGACTGACGATCGACGTGAAAGTCGGTGAGGGTTCCACCTATTGGACCCGGACCCTCGACGAGGGGGTGCTGTCGAGCTTCCGCTCGGGTGCCATGCCCATCGAGACGCACCTGGCGCAGCGGATGCTGTCCACCTCGTCGAAGAACTACACCCAGTGGCGCCGCCCCGACTTCGATGCACTGTTCGCGACCGCGAGTGAGACCACTGACGAGGCGGTGCGGGCCCGCGCTTACCGGGACATGCAGTCCCAGCTGTACACCGAGGGCGGACTGCTGGTGTGGGGGTTCTCCGACGGCCTGCACGGACTGGCCCCGAACCTGGCCGGGATGGCCCGCAGCGCCCCCAGCAACACCCTCGGGTACGCCCGCTTCGACAAGGCCTGGCTGTCGTGA
- a CDS encoding ABC transporter permease → MILTRYAGMRVALGLAQVLGVLVVVFLVASVLPGDAAVVIAADDADPARIAQLRETLGLDRPLLVQLGDWLAGLPRADLGTSAVSGRPVAEILSAALVPTLTLAALALAVLIPLAVGLGVAAAVGRGRRVDRTISGVVVALYAVPEFALAIVLVAVFAVGLGLFAPTAVGAGGPLLWQPELWVLPVAVLVIRPVCSLSRLVRASMITTLESDYIRHTLRLGVPGRRVVWRHALPGSLTPAAAHLARVADWLLGGVVVVEAVFALGGLGQVLVSAVSSRDIPLLMGLAALFAVITVAVNTIADIVAFRLTPTAGGTS, encoded by the coding sequence GTGATCCTCACCCGGTACGCCGGGATGCGGGTGGCGCTCGGGCTGGCTCAGGTGCTCGGTGTCCTCGTCGTCGTGTTCCTGGTGGCGTCGGTGCTGCCCGGGGACGCCGCGGTGGTGATCGCCGCAGACGACGCCGACCCCGCGCGGATTGCGCAGCTGCGGGAAACCCTGGGGCTGGACCGGCCGCTGCTCGTACAACTCGGCGACTGGCTGGCCGGGCTGCCCCGGGCCGATCTGGGTACCTCCGCGGTCTCCGGTCGCCCGGTCGCCGAGATACTGTCCGCGGCACTGGTACCGACGCTCACCCTCGCCGCTCTCGCCCTGGCGGTGCTGATTCCGCTGGCGGTGGGATTGGGGGTGGCCGCCGCGGTCGGACGCGGCCGGCGGGTCGACCGGACGATCTCCGGGGTAGTGGTGGCGCTGTATGCGGTGCCCGAGTTTGCTCTGGCGATCGTGCTGGTCGCCGTGTTCGCGGTCGGGTTGGGGCTCTTCGCCCCCACCGCGGTCGGTGCCGGCGGGCCCCTGCTGTGGCAGCCGGAGCTGTGGGTACTGCCGGTAGCGGTGCTGGTGATCCGTCCGGTCTGCTCGCTGTCGCGACTGGTGCGCGCATCGATGATCACCACCCTCGAATCCGACTACATCCGGCACACCCTGCGGTTGGGGGTGCCGGGCCGCCGGGTGGTGTGGCGGCACGCCCTACCCGGCTCGCTCACCCCCGCCGCCGCGCACCTCGCGCGGGTGGCGGACTGGCTGCTCGGCGGGGTCGTCGTCGTCGAAGCGGTCTTCGCGCTCGGCGGCCTCGGACAGGTGTTGGTCAGCGCGGTCAGCAGCCGCGACATCCCGCTACTGATGGGCCTGGCCGCTCTGTTCGCTGTCATCACCGTCGCGGTGAACACGATCGCGGACATCGTGGCCTTCCGGCTCACCCCCACCGCAGGCGGCACATCATGA
- a CDS encoding ABC transporter permease yields MTAPGRVLSRLPRQRYLVGLLLTAIPLLIAVLGPLIAEPAGRGPAFTLGENWLLGTDSEGRDVLNQLLLGGRSLVSVATAAVLVTYLLAVPWGVAAATTRRRIVDEALMRPLDLLLSLPSMLLLLLVVALTGADTLVLAVTVAVLLFPDAARMVRASALHAAHTPAMEALGLQRETWWRRNIGYLGRSLLPVLAADAGLRFVGAIYLVASASFLGLTADSTGTDWAVMIDRNRSGIALVPWGVVVPAVMIIALAMGVNLLFDAGARAATDHSSPKDPE; encoded by the coding sequence ATGACCGCCCCCGGACGGGTGTTGAGCCGACTTCCGAGACAGCGCTACCTCGTCGGTTTGCTGCTCACTGCCATCCCGTTGCTGATCGCGGTCCTGGGACCGCTGATCGCCGAGCCGGCCGGCCGCGGCCCGGCATTCACCCTCGGCGAAAACTGGCTCCTCGGCACCGACTCCGAGGGCCGGGACGTCCTCAACCAACTTCTGCTCGGCGGCCGGTCACTGGTGTCGGTGGCCACCGCGGCGGTCCTGGTCACCTACCTACTCGCGGTGCCCTGGGGGGTGGCGGCCGCCACCACGCGGCGCCGGATTGTCGACGAAGCGCTGATGCGCCCACTGGATCTGCTGCTGTCGCTGCCCTCGATGCTGCTGCTACTCCTGGTGGTCGCCCTCACCGGCGCCGACACGCTCGTGTTGGCGGTGACGGTGGCTGTTCTGCTGTTCCCGGACGCGGCCCGGATGGTGCGAGCCTCGGCGCTACACGCCGCACACACCCCGGCGATGGAGGCACTGGGGCTGCAACGCGAAACGTGGTGGCGCCGCAACATCGGCTACCTGGGGCGTTCGCTGCTCCCCGTGCTCGCGGCCGACGCCGGGCTGCGGTTCGTCGGGGCGATCTACCTGGTGGCCTCCGCGAGCTTTCTCGGGTTGACCGCCGATTCCACCGGCACCGACTGGGCCGTGATGATCGACCGCAACCGCAGCGGCATCGCCCTCGTGCCCTGGGGTGTCGTCGTCCCCGCGGTGATGATCATCGCGCTGGCCATGGGCGTGAATCTGCTGTTCGACGCGGGCGCCCGCGCCGCAACCGACCACTCGTCCCCGAAGGATCCGGAATGA
- a CDS encoding ABC transporter ATP-binding protein, with amino-acid sequence MTDTVQELHTRPSVIRVRGLTATTRDRTLIAGIDLDIPGGLVTAIIGSSGSGKTTTALALMGEHRPGVTLSMDCRDTAGARFGYVPQQPSSVLSPFLRIGAVLRDIERAARRAGHKVSVPDALQRAGFPSDPVMLRRYPHQLSGGQQQRLVIAHALLTNPTCLIMDEPTTGQDPANRAAVLDEITRLSRQGLTVVLLTHDLDAVRAVAQKVIVMAHGHIVEAGDAGVLDGSVHEQTRALVDAQSRLRRHRPSRHPSGRRGTRLTVDAVTADFRKSSILHDFSLSLDPGECVALVGPSGCGKTTAARVIAGLHQPAAGRVVLDGCALAGATRRRTRQQVAAIAYVFQDAKAAFDPYRSVWEQIVRGPLQLRGATHAEATAAAGTALDQVGLDKRIARQRPYALSGGEAQRAAIARALAVAPSVLMCDEVTTGLDTVSQRRVLDILSELTRARNVSLLMISHDAAVVHAVADQVVDMAGAH; translated from the coding sequence ATGACCGACACAGTGCAGGAACTCCACACGCGGCCCAGCGTCATCCGGGTGCGCGGGCTCACCGCGACAACCCGGGACCGGACCCTGATCGCGGGCATCGACCTCGATATCCCTGGCGGCCTGGTCACCGCGATCATCGGCAGCTCCGGCAGCGGAAAGACAACCACCGCACTGGCACTGATGGGTGAGCACCGGCCCGGGGTAACCCTGTCGATGGACTGCCGCGACACCGCGGGGGCACGGTTCGGGTACGTTCCGCAACAACCGTCCTCGGTACTGAGTCCGTTCCTGCGGATCGGCGCGGTCCTGCGCGACATCGAACGCGCCGCGCGCCGGGCGGGACACAAGGTCTCGGTGCCCGATGCACTGCAGCGAGCGGGTTTCCCGAGCGATCCGGTCATGCTGCGCCGCTACCCGCACCAACTGTCCGGTGGTCAACAGCAACGACTGGTCATCGCCCACGCCCTGCTGACGAACCCGACCTGCCTGATCATGGACGAGCCGACCACCGGTCAAGACCCGGCGAACCGGGCGGCCGTCCTCGACGAGATCACCCGGCTGTCACGGCAGGGCCTGACGGTCGTACTCCTCACTCACGACCTCGATGCCGTCCGCGCCGTGGCTCAGAAGGTGATCGTCATGGCGCACGGTCACATTGTCGAGGCAGGCGATGCCGGAGTCCTCGACGGCTCGGTGCACGAGCAGACGAGAGCGTTGGTCGATGCGCAGTCCCGGCTGAGGCGGCACAGACCGAGCCGTCATCCTTCCGGCCGGCGAGGTACCCGCTTGACTGTGGACGCGGTGACGGCCGATTTCCGCAAAAGCAGTATATTGCATGATTTTTCGCTGTCGCTCGACCCAGGTGAGTGCGTGGCACTGGTGGGCCCATCCGGTTGCGGGAAAACCACCGCGGCCCGGGTCATCGCAGGACTGCACCAGCCGGCGGCCGGGCGGGTGGTACTAGACGGTTGCGCTCTGGCGGGAGCCACCCGGAGGCGGACGCGGCAGCAGGTCGCGGCGATCGCCTACGTGTTTCAGGACGCCAAGGCTGCTTTCGACCCGTACCGAAGTGTGTGGGAGCAGATCGTGCGCGGACCACTACAGTTGCGCGGCGCCACCCACGCCGAGGCAACGGCGGCGGCGGGGACGGCGCTCGATCAGGTAGGGCTGGACAAGCGGATCGCACGTCAGCGCCCGTATGCCCTCTCCGGCGGCGAGGCGCAGCGCGCAGCGATCGCGCGGGCACTGGCGGTGGCGCCGTCGGTCCTGATGTGCGACGAGGTGACCACGGGACTCGACACCGTATCGCAGCGTCGAGTCCTCGACATCCTGTCCGAACTCACTCGCGCACGGAATGTTTCGCTGTTGATGATCAGCCACGACGCGGCGGTGGTGCACGCCGTCGCCGACCAGGTCGTCGACATGGCGGGAGCGCACTGA
- a CDS encoding heavy metal translocating P-type ATPase: MSADPVASDTPTGLAVISDAAGRMRVHLPWLRASAGRAVAIEDAVAKISGVRAVHAYPRTGCVVVWYSPRRLDRDELLDTIAAGEQTPWSLVPDRSPRSAEVGNADIVRMAIGGAALILLGIRRYGLRRAPLLGPSSRLFATGATIFTGYPFLEGALRTLAGNRSAGTDALVSAATIASLVLRENVVALTVLWLLNIGEYLQELTLRRTRRAISDLLKGTQDTAWIRLADASEISVDIDSLQVGDEIVVHDHIAIPVDGVVVDGDAIVDQSAITGETLPIATSVDHLVHAGSVVLRGRLVVRATAVGNETTIGRIISQVEQAQDHRAPIQTVGENFSRRFVPASFGLSALTLVLTRDVRRAMTMLLIACPCAVGLSTPTAISAAIGNGARRGILIKGGSHLEQAGRVDAMVFDKTGTLTIGRPIVTNVVAFEPEWTPERVLAYAASSEIHSRHPLAEAVIRSTEERHILIPPHEQCEVLVGLGMRTWADGRTLLLGSESLLREENVQVSAEAAEWVRSLQQLAETPLLLAVDNILVGLISLRDEVRPESLDVLSRLRADGIRRIVMLTGDHPMTAATVAAELGIDEWRAEVMPDDKLLVVRTLQAEGHIVAMVGDGTNDAPALAAADIGIAMGLAGTDVAVETADVALASDDLRRLLDVRDLGAHAVALIQQNYAMAIAVNAIGLLVGAGGVLSPVLAAILHNASSVAVVANSSRLITYQVQQPMPSRRRAGPASN, translated from the coding sequence ATGTCCGCCGACCCGGTCGCTTCGGATACACCGACGGGTCTCGCCGTCATCTCGGATGCGGCGGGACGGATGCGTGTGCACCTGCCCTGGCTCCGGGCGAGCGCCGGGCGAGCGGTAGCGATCGAGGACGCCGTCGCCAAGATCTCTGGTGTGCGGGCGGTACATGCGTACCCGCGGACCGGGTGCGTGGTGGTCTGGTACTCGCCCAGGCGGCTCGACCGCGACGAACTGCTGGATACGATCGCCGCCGGCGAGCAGACCCCCTGGTCGCTGGTCCCGGACCGGTCGCCGCGCTCGGCCGAGGTCGGCAACGCCGACATCGTGCGGATGGCGATCGGCGGCGCCGCCCTGATCCTGCTCGGGATCCGCCGGTACGGTCTGCGCCGGGCACCGCTGCTCGGCCCGTCCAGTCGCCTGTTCGCCACCGGCGCCACCATCTTCACCGGCTACCCCTTCCTCGAGGGGGCGCTGCGCACCCTGGCCGGAAACCGGTCGGCGGGCACCGACGCCCTCGTCTCCGCCGCCACCATCGCCAGCCTGGTACTCCGCGAGAACGTGGTTGCCTTGACCGTGCTCTGGTTGCTCAACATCGGCGAGTACCTCCAAGAACTCACGCTGCGCCGTACCCGGCGCGCCATCTCCGACCTCCTCAAAGGAACTCAGGACACGGCCTGGATCCGGCTGGCCGATGCCAGCGAGATCTCGGTGGACATCGACTCCCTGCAGGTCGGCGACGAGATCGTGGTCCACGACCACATCGCGATCCCGGTCGATGGGGTGGTGGTCGACGGGGACGCAATCGTGGACCAGTCCGCGATCACCGGCGAAACACTGCCCATCGCCACCTCCGTCGACCACCTCGTGCACGCCGGCTCGGTGGTGCTGCGCGGACGCCTGGTCGTCCGGGCCACCGCGGTGGGCAACGAAACTACCATCGGCCGGATCATCTCCCAGGTCGAGCAGGCCCAGGACCACCGCGCCCCGATCCAGACCGTCGGGGAGAACTTCTCCCGGCGGTTCGTGCCGGCGTCGTTCGGGCTGTCCGCACTCACCCTCGTCCTCACCCGTGACGTGCGCCGCGCCATGACCATGCTGCTGATCGCCTGCCCATGCGCGGTTGGATTGTCGACGCCCACCGCGATCAGCGCCGCCATCGGAAACGGTGCCCGCCGCGGCATCCTGATCAAGGGCGGGTCCCACCTCGAACAGGCCGGGCGGGTCGATGCGATGGTGTTCGACAAGACCGGCACCCTCACGATTGGCCGGCCGATCGTCACCAACGTGGTGGCGTTCGAGCCGGAGTGGACTCCGGAGCGGGTCCTTGCCTACGCGGCGAGCTCGGAGATCCACTCCAGGCACCCGCTCGCCGAGGCGGTTATCCGGTCCACCGAGGAACGGCACATCCTGATCCCACCGCACGAGCAGTGCGAGGTCCTCGTCGGGCTCGGCATGCGGACCTGGGCGGACGGGCGGACACTGCTGCTGGGCAGCGAATCGCTGCTGCGGGAGGAGAACGTCCAAGTGTCGGCCGAGGCGGCCGAGTGGGTGCGCAGCCTGCAGCAGCTCGCCGAGACACCGCTGCTGCTGGCTGTCGACAACATCCTGGTCGGGTTGATCAGCCTGCGCGACGAGGTGCGACCCGAATCCCTCGATGTTCTGTCGCGGCTGCGGGCCGACGGCATCCGGCGAATCGTGATGCTCACCGGCGATCACCCCATGACCGCCGCGACGGTGGCCGCAGAGCTGGGGATCGACGAGTGGCGGGCCGAGGTGATGCCGGACGACAAACTTCTGGTGGTTCGCACGCTGCAGGCAGAGGGACACATCGTTGCGATGGTCGGGGACGGCACGAATGATGCCCCTGCGCTCGCTGCCGCCGATATCGGCATCGCGATGGGATTGGCCGGCACCGACGTCGCCGTCGAGACCGCGGACGTCGCCCTCGCGAGTGATGATCTGCGTCGGTTGCTCGATGTGCGTGATCTCGGGGCACACGCGGTCGCGCTGATTCAGCAGAATTACGCCATGGCGATCGCGGTGAATGCGATCGGGCTCCTCGTCGGAGCCGGCGGGGTCCTGTCCCCGGTCCTCGCGGCGATCCTGCACAACGCCTCGTCCGTCGCCGTGGTCGCGAACAGCTCCCGCCTGATCACCTATCAGGTGCAACAGCCGATGCCGTCTCGGCGCCGCGCCGGCCCCGCATCCAACTGA
- a CDS encoding DUF1490 family protein, translating to MALHILLVKAASTVVTGAVGVAAYNAARKVVAKAPLHEAAVTATAWGLRGARKAEEGAESARLKVSDVVAEARGRIGEEVPPPPDPEIGHGHNH from the coding sequence ATGGCCCTTCACATTCTGCTCGTCAAGGCCGCCTCTACCGTGGTAACCGGCGCCGTCGGTGTCGCCGCCTACAACGCGGCCCGCAAGGTCGTCGCGAAGGCGCCGCTGCACGAGGCGGCGGTCACCGCGACCGCGTGGGGACTGCGCGGTGCCCGTAAGGCGGAGGAGGGCGCCGAGTCGGCACGGCTGAAGGTCTCCGACGTGGTCGCCGAGGCCAGAGGCCGGATCGGTGAAGAGGTGCCGCCACCGCCGGATCCTGAAATCGGTCACGGCCACAATCACTGA